The DNA region CGCGGAGATGCCGGCGCTGGTGGAGAAGTGCGTGGCAATCTGGAAGCTCGTGCGGAGCTGATTTAATCTGGAACTCAGGAACTCTGGAAACCGATCCATGAAAGCCTCTGAACTCTTTGCGTTGCCCGCGTCGCTTCAGGTTTTTGCTGCGCATTTTCCGGCTGAGGTGGGGCCGTGGGAGTGGCTGAAGCAGATTGGTGCGGCGTTGAAGGCAGCCAGTTTTTCCGCGACGAGCCGTGCGCTGCCGCCGGGCGTGCATGTCGAAGGCGCGGTGGTCATCGATCCGTCGGTGAAGCTGCCGCCTCATGCAACGATCATCGGGCCGGCGTGGATTGGTGCGGGGACGGAAATCAGGCCGGGCGCTTATATTCGCGGCAACGTGATCGTGGGTGCGAACTGTGTGCTGGGGAATTCCTGCGAGTTTAAGAACTGCCTGCTGATGGATGGCGTGCAGGTGCCGCATTTCAGCTATGTCGGCGACTCGGTGCTTGG from Nibricoccus aquaticus includes:
- a CDS encoding UDP-N-acetylglucosamine diphosphorylase translates to MKASELFALPASLQVFAAHFPAEVGPWEWLKQIGAALKAASFSATSRALPPGVHVEGAVVIDPSVKLPPHATIIGPAWIGAGTEIRPGAYIRGNVIVGANCVLGNSCEFKNCLLMDGVQVPHFSYVGDSVLGNGAHLGAGVILSNLRLDQQAISVRLPEGVVDTGLRKFGAILGDKAEVGCNAVLQPGTILGKRALVMPTVAFAGYLPAETIARVRVAVTTMPRRD